The Chaetodon trifascialis isolate fChaTrf1 chromosome 11, fChaTrf1.hap1, whole genome shotgun sequence nucleotide sequence GGGAAAACACATCTTGCTTTCTATTGTATGTCTGATGATAAGAACGTCTTTCTTTTCAGTTCctgaaacatgaatgaaaaccCTTTGTGCTACAGTGAATAAGTAAACTTCTGCTCACACTTCACTGAACATGCAGTTTGCACAGAACATTACGGTCACTTAGATGGGAAAACAGCACTACACCCTGATATTACACACAATACCTCCAACCACAGCGGCTCAgggagcagtgtgtgttttagatagtggcagcaaaacaaacacattttcacttgttgatttttttttgtgtttccaaGCAATCCAGTGGatagaaaaaataaagctgagTGTTTGGACCAAGAGGAAAAGCTTAACATTAAAGCTTCCTGTTATGTACTCTTTGGCTGACGTTTACTCCGATGCCAGAAGCCATAAATATGCAAGCACAACTAAATCTGAAAGCAACAGTGAAAGCTAAATGAAAGCATTTAAAGATTACATTTTCCGAGTTTGAAATGTGGACAATGAAGAAATAACAAAGATAAAATTTACTCTATTACCAGTGCAACTTTATTGTCCATTAAATGTGAAGCcggcagccagttagcttagcttagcacaaataTACTAGGACGTAAAGTCAGTGTTCCtcgccaagaaatagtccagcacataaaCCCTATAAAAGCACAAACTGTCGTTttgaacagattaaacaaacaggctTCATAAAATGGTACCAATCCTAGGTGTCGCACGCACAGAGGCACTCTTTAAACTTCAGCTGTGCTGATGAAGCTCTGCACACACCGAACAACCATGAAGATGAACCTGCAAGCCAGTGATTGAAAGCATCCAATCTAAACTGACTCACTCCTCTGTAGCATAATGACAAAACTCCTAATCTTCACTCAATCAGTCAGAGAAGAAGCCTCAATAACCTTTGTCTTCTGTATTTGTCACTAAAAGAGGCTACAAAGACACTGAATACTGATGtaataaacagatattttagtATCTCATCATTATAGGTCCATGTGGGCGTGTACAGACTGAGCTTGAGTGGTGTCTATAAATCTCCTGTTAGCTTTGTTGCACCTGCTGAAGTAAATTACACTTGGGTTTCTCATCAGTACACTGAATCCATTGACCTCATAATTTCCCGCTGATCTCTGTCCAACGGTCGGTCAAAATCAGTGAAAGCACCTGTGAGGGTATACAGGGCCTTAAATCATTTCTATGTAAATGAAGGgggttgttttttaatgtcataAAGCCGGGTTCGACTTACACTTAAAACGTCTGGGTGACAGGCGGCTCACACCAAACAGAACATGTAACATCAGTGAAGCTACGAATGTGTTCATACCAGTTGTGGACCATGAGCTTCTGCACAGCCAACAGGGCGTTGTAACGGACTAGCTGGTCCTCATGATGCATATGATTCATCACCAGCTGCTTTCCACCCAGCTGCTCAATCACCCTgaaatgggaggaaaaaaaggaataataGGAGAAAACCTTTTTCCGCACAGAAAACTGGTACTATTTCATGTTTTAGGTCATCCAGTGGTCCAGCGCTGGGTAATCGAATCCAGCCTGACTGAAATCTATCTATGAGGGGTCACTGACCTTGTAAAAGGATATAATGCTATGAAAAGGAACAGACACTTGCAGAATTCATGTGGTAATACAGTAAATGGTGTgaccagagaaaagaaaagtaggTCAAAGTACAGGGCCTCTGGTGGGTATACTGATTGTAGTGGGATTGTAATGGGGCTCATCAACCCTGAGACCAGAACAGGGGGTAAAAAGATTGATGCGGGAGACAAGAAAAGCCATTATTGATCTGTCAATCACACAGTGTCTTTTGATGGCAACCTAAACAATACATAGGTATGATGAGGAGATGAGAACTAGCAGCCTCAGAGGATTTAAGAATATGGACAAACACTCTGAACTTGAGCACGatctgacagaaacagacaacagacTCTAATTTCCTGAGGATTGTGAGGACATGGAGCGGGCTTCAAGTCTGAAGGCCTATCAGGGTTTTCAGGTACAAACTAAAGGGGCCAACAGAATCACAAACACGACCAGTACAATTATTgggaaagagcagaaaaaaatgagatgtgTACATAAAAACGGTATATTGTGTCTGATCCTGCTCATTCATTAAACCGTCCTCAGGAAGACgtgatggagctgctgcagcgaCTGAGAACATTTCAGACCATTCACACTGGAACGACAGCTGTAAAtgctgctattattattattataatcagAAAAATGATCTAATCCTGATTAAATTTggtaaaaaaatataataaaattaaataataattacaaataataattttaaaatgtttttgacctctgaccccagatttgtcagctgctcctccatgcTGCAAATCTGCCATCCCACCACTTATCAAGATGCTGCTACATGATTGGCTGATGAGACATTTGCATTAACAAGCAGGTGAGGCAACTGAGTGTGTTCTACAGTGGGCAGGGGACATTAATTGCTGGTGGAGCCCACCCGAAAGCTATTATGGTCTACTAAGTTTCTGATGTTACTCAGCCGGGTGAAGACGGCATGTCCTCCGGCTGTCCTTTCAGCTGCTGACAGGACAGCTGCTTCTGAGGACCGTGATGGAGGTGTGGATAGGACATGCTGGAGGCTTCAGCGGTGCTTATGGACCGCTGCCATATTGCTTTTGACATGGATTCACATTAATCGGATGGAAACGGGTTTTCTGTTTTGCAGTTTAAGATATGATAAacgataagataagattttattgatcccacaccagggtTGCCAATATTCTTTTGAGAAAACTGCCAATGTCATATTATATTGAGGAATACTGTTGCTGAGGCAGACTGACTTCAGGCTTTcatttgacttgtttttttcttttaccgAAAAAGGCCTTACCGTTTGCCACGTGGGTAATGTCGCACATACTCCCCGATGTCGTGAGCTGCCACTGCTATGACTTGAGGATCATCAGACACCTCCAACAACCTCGTCAAGATCCTATTgaagagaggcagacaaaagGAGAGGCACTGAAAGGGAGAGGTCTGCGTGCATTGAATGGCAAATTTCATCACACCTTAGAAACAGTCAGATCTTTCAGATGCTTCTAGGCTTTACCTTACCAAGAAAGCTTCATAAAAGAGATTAGCTGAGATTATTGTGTTGGGTGTAGAAATGCACTGATCTCTCTGAAAGCCTTAGTTAATGTTCCTGTAAAACTGAGGTACAACCCAAGCTCTAAAATCTGAATCCAAGGACATGAGACACTCATCCTCTGAAACAGTGACACCTCAGGGTTCAAAATGAGACGAGCGTGGGTGAGAGTCGAGGAAAAAGACTAATAAAAACGGAGGGTAATTTAAGTTGAGATGATGCCGGAGCTGATTACAGGGAGAGGACAGTGATGAGACAATGAGATGGATAGATCGGGATTTTTACTGAATGTCAGTAGGGCCCAACGGAGTGTGTGACTGGAATAacaaaggacagaaaaacaacttgAGCTTGAACAGCAAGAATGTTGTTCAACAATTAAACACAATGCTGGTGAGTGTGTACCTTTTCAGTAGCTGTTAAAAGCACAGCCTGACAACTGAATGCATGTGAAGTGTTTTGTATATATTTGACATTTGATACTGATTTTAATTTAAGTTTAAGAAGGAATTTGTAATTGTGAGATTAAAATTCaggtttcattttcaattaatttaaaaccgtttaaaatgaaaatcataCAAATGTCATATTCTTCAATTTGGGAAACCGTTCAATCTGTCAAAGCTTCAGTTTCACATGCAACTCCCATAAAGCTCACAGAAACgagcatcagcatgctaacaggctgatgCTTTGCATGGAGAACATTCAGCATGTTCACCATCTAcatttagtgtgttagcatactagcatttgctaattagcaataaaccaaaagtacatgaagttgacagtgtttttcaccaaagtcagtagaaTTCATCTTCTaggcaccatgaatgtctgcaatccatccagcagttattttgatttttaaaaaatggtcaGTCTGACTGAACAACCGGCTGACTAATGTTATCATTCCTCCAGCGATGTCATTTCTATTCTTACTCTTAAATTCAGTTCAACACATTTTATCActtcacatttcactgaaatcaaaagcctttttaaaaaatggtacaacacttttttctttcaattttgGAAGATGGATTAAACCTCCCAACTCTTATTTTCACATGCAGTTTAGAGAAAAAAACCCCCTTCATattaaattcaattaaatcTTTCTGAATAAAACAagtcttttcatttcagttgtcCCATTCAAATTcagaacacatgcacataaactaAACTTTAATTAATTTCTCTGGAGGCAATATCTTCTGTTCTTTCAGCAGCCTTGCTCTTAGTGGATATTAAACACCAAGGTAAGAAAAAAGGGAGACGGAGAACATAAACGGTCAGGTTGCAGTAAATACTTCTTCTTACTTAAGGAGCTCGTAGTTCTTCTCGTTCAGGCGGACGGCGTTCTCACGCCAGAACTTCTCTGACTTGTGCACAGGACTCCACTCCAGGCGGCCGGACTTGAGTTCAGAGCTGTACTCATCAAATGAGCTGTTGatagaggagaagaagaagaagaagaagaagaaaagttttTTCCTCCCAACAGGTAAAAAGAACAGTCAAAAGATCCCCACTGTTATTTCTCCTTCAGCAAAAAGGAGCTACTTTCTTTTCAACCCATCTGCTGTGAAGAGCAGCGATTTGAGAGGCGCAGCACATCTTCAAGAACATCGAAAGGTCACCCACACATGCGATCAATGCAGCATTCAAGACCAACAGAAATATGTCTTCAGAAAATATACTAGCTTCATCAAGATTTACCAGATTCATGCACGACACTGAAATAACCTTTATTCTTTCAAAGGCTTAGTccaaacatttcttttcatgttcCATTCAGTTTTTTCACAATCAGCTCTCTGTGCAGAACTACTTCTGCCTGAAAATAAAAGGTTTGGTAAAGTACGCATAGTACTGAATGATACTCATGAAAGGAGTCCACTAGGCACCTGAGATCCTGCACACTCTCTCCCAGCCTCTCCAGCAGGAACTTAATGTCCTCAGTGATGTCCTCATCATCGTACTTCTGCTGCTCCAGGTTCTCCAGTTGCTTCAGCACCTTGCACTGAATCATGGCCAAAGCGTACTCCTGCCgagtctccctctctgctgccttctcCAGAAGGTTCTGTCTCAGAGAGCAACAATGTGAGGAACACAGGAGACATTAATTAGTCCATAAGAATATGTGAATACACTCAGTCATAccaagtgaatgaatgaattagtgGCGAAACAATTCAAGTCGATTCATTGCTAAAGTTGTTTATTAAAGATCAAAAACAGCAGTTCCTGCTTCACTGTAAGTATCTTTGGACTATTGTGGACTATTGGCTTGACAAGCAATCTGAACATGTCAGCTTCAGCCTGTTGATCAgtgatgggatttttttttttacttattttattgtGTATAAACCAAACAAATACTTGATTAATTAAAAGAACATGTTCAACCCTTGAAAacctaaaataattttaaaaagtaGTTTCATCATGTGAGGCTacttaatattttttttcagtgtcacaTGTTGTAATGTTATCAAATAAACATATTACTGTAAACAGGGTTGAGTGACATGATGGCCGGAACTGAAATTTTGCCGTACTATTTGTACTTTATACTGTACTGTTTCTATGTCTATTAGGCTATTTCAGAAAGTtccataaacagaaaaaaaggttaCGGTGACATTTTGGAGTGACACAAAAGAAAAGTGACTTCAGCAGTGGGACTGACATAAAGGAAACCCACTCCGATCCCCCTCTGAACCCTTGAAGCCACCATTAACGGCATAGCTACAGCTAACTGCAGATATCAGACAAATGTTTTCTTGCAAGAACCTGCGATGTCAGCACAACATCCAtttcaaacacaacaaacagcccAAGTCACAGCAAACGCTAAGAGCCTGCTTGCCTCTGAAGGTCAGTGGCTAAGAGAAGTTTCATGTTTTCCTAATTGAACAGGTTtgtcaaagaaagagaaactctTATTATCACGGATAGGTTAAGgcaaacacatcacaaacacagaagcacTGCCTTTGAGGATGTGTTCAAGGACTTCCAGATGGTCTGGATATATTCCAGTCACATTGCTATTCCCATGTGGCGTCATTTGAGTCATTTGCATAATTAGGACATTTGGGAAAATAACAACATGCTGAACAATGTGGAATATTTTTTTACAAGAATTTTGTGAAATTCCTGTTACGTGTGAAAAATTTCATGCACTATAACAAGCCTTTGGGTCTCAACAAAACAACTGCGGATTTGCTGGAGAGGAACAATGTTTCTGTAACTCTCCCAACTCTACGCCAAACACACTATAAGCTGAACGACTCAGGGGAAAACCCACTCAACATCAAGACGTTTCAGGGTCTCCCTTCATTGCCCACCACTGCTTTTAATTAGCTGTGATACAGCACTCAAACTGAACTACTAACTTCTCTAGCCAATTAGAAACAGGGCCCCTTTCTTTGATGGGAGCTTTCACAAATGCTTAATGTGACAGCTCTGCTGGCATGAGAGGTGTGATGAACGAGCTTTGGGGGAAATTCAAAGCAGGGACACGTGCAGTCCGTTGTGGCAAACTTAACACAGTACAAAGATTTCTCCAAAATGTGGTCTCAAACTTCAGTAAACAAAGACAGGAGAAAGGTAGTCCTTTAGGAACACAGATGCCTATTTCCTGAGGTTACAATGGCAGTGGAATACTGATGGAAAACGGCTGACAGAGAAGCACTAGCAACCTTAAATATCTTCCTTTAAGTTGGGTTTCAAAATCAGCTAACTTTCCTCCACCGATGCATGAGCTCATGTTTCAATCATGTAATCAATGCCATTTACCACACCATTGTGCTCTGGTCAGCAAGGTCAGCTGACCAGACAGGAAGGTCGCTGTCTGGCTGTCTGGTGTTGCCAGGGTGGACAAAGCCAGGATATCACTTAACAAGccttacatttaaaaatgcattatcTCAAGGCCATAATTTGTTGAGTAGAAACAAATAATTGTTTGGTATTCAATATGGCATGTGCTGAAGGTGGCCAGGTAGGCTGTTGACTGGATAAATGCACTGTGTTAAAGCAGAGGATCATTACTGTTAGCATATGTTACCTGAGGAGAAGCATGCTCATCTGCATAAAATGCTTAATAgtgagaacaaaaaaatcacttctACACTCTTCCAAAATACAACAATCAGCCCACTGAGAACCTGCAGGCTATCACATTGATTTTCGATGTATTTCTCCGAAGTTCCAGACCTGTGATGGTGCCCTGTTAGATGAAGATCCTCTAGTAAAGAAGCACGCGCAGCATGGGGGGATAAATGAGGCCACcgacatttatttaattttaccGGGGCATAGCATGGGGAATGCATAAACACGAGACAACAGAGCAAGTCTTGAACGCAGCTCTTAAGACCCCATTAAATATTCAGTAGATGTTTagagcaaacacagcaggcagctgaaaGGGCAGCATGATCATAAATCATATATATGTATCTTTTATGGGCTTGGTTGTTTTATGAGCAGCCTCATCTATTGTTTTAGGAGTTGTcgtttctgtttgttgtgttgaaGTATTCAGTCCAATGAGATTCAGAGTCAGATTAAGATAATATACACAGACTGTCCTATATCAGTATAAAGGTAAGGCAAAATATTTGATAGCTCCaagtttgttaaaaataaaggACTATTAGCTGTGTTTTCCAAACCACATCATAGGAGGGGGGTGTCATATTATTCCCTATAATATTGGTGTATGGTATATTGGATATATTGGCATATTGGGTCACATTGTCCCCCTTCCCCTGTTGCAATGAATACTTTTTCATGGCACAGCTACATGTGCCCTAATGTACAGTGAAGACCTTTCCACCAGTAGCTTTGACAGGTCCGGAAATCTATCTGGAAACTGTGTGCTGTAAAGCTCATGTGTCACTATCATCTTAGCTACTGTGCATTTAACAGGGTTAATATGCTTTGGAAAGTTCAATATAAAATGCCGCTAACGTAAATCTTACTACAACTCCGGAAGcgaaaaatccaaaaaaaaggaaataaaccTTGCGGAGCCCTTGGCCAGTCCCTGAGGCAGGGAGGGACAGCAGTTCAGCCAGTGCGGTAAAAACATATCTGtgaaaaatggcattttagAAACAAACAGAACGAGTGAGAAATTGTACACATACCCTGAAGGCAGCCAGAATGATTCGAGTGACCTTCTCCTTGACAGACTCCTGGAGGATGTCGGACAGCGCTGGCACCACGTTGTAGCGTCTCAACTGCTCGCAGAGCTGAGGACTGAAGGCCAGGAGCCAAACACAGAAGATCATCTGGTACTGGAGCTGGAAGCCACACTTGTTGCTCAGCACTGCTGTGATGctttaacagaaaaaataaataaataaatactataatggggaaaaaaaacactgctggaaaAAGGACAAGCATCTATATGTACCATCTGTTTACTAATAGGGGAGCTGTCACAGCTGTGCGCCAACATGCTGCTCATCCATTATCTCTGATGATGGCTGAGATTGAAATGTTCAGACAGTCTTTCGATAACAGAAGAGTTGCTCAAAATACAGAGTACTAATGACTGCAGATAGACAGCGCAATGCACATTTGCAGAAATAGCTGGTAAGTGCAGAGGTTTGGAGCTCATAGATGGGCGTGCAAAAAATTTCTGATCCAAATTGAGCAGGAAGGCGAGTTTTACAATGCTGCATTAAGAAAAAAGTAAGTGAAAGATGGTGGGAATCATTAATTATTTGTGCCACAACACATTATGACAGTTAAGTCTTTAAAAACTGAGCCTTCCATTAGTTTTCTGCACACTTTTTCACTCACACAGTTCCAGCTACCTTCTCCTTTTAGAGATGTGACTGCAGAACGTCATGCACATCACCAGTGTTGAGTAACATCTCAGACAATTTTCTTGTAAACCTACTTCACATCCATGTGGAACTTTTGGGATCCTCAGCACTATCTTTGCTTCGGTCCATTTTCAGATGGGGTGGAgtaaaaattattttatttttttttagtagAAGGTAGATTTCATCAGGATTGTGACACATAGAGAAAATCTAAGTCACTAAAATGATGGCCTCTGAAGATTTAAGTGGAGTTTCCAAAGCTTACAAGCATCACACAAAGGGTCAATTTGCACCATGCCAGAGCTACACAGAGAGCTCAGGTCTTTTTACTGGACCACCAGCCGCCTTGACTAAGTGAGGTCAATTTACTCCCATCAGGATGGAGATTTCCCCTCTTGAGATGACATTAACAGGTACAAGAGGTCTTTTATTCCATCAGTAATTGGCtctttaaagaaaatgtaatatgACCTGTTACTAGCTATGGATCTGACAGGGTGCTCCTCTACTTtccaacttcttcttcttcttcttcttcttcttctcctccaggtgGTTTTGATGAGTGATGATGACAAAAGAGGAGTTGGTcacttttatgtatttattattactttaGCTTACTGTTGTGCTTTTGTGTACTTAATTCTACATTGACAGCTGTTTGAATGCCAAGATGCACCTAATGTACTCCAGATACTCTGATATTGCTGCCTTGCATATAGGGAATATGCTATACATGCTGTCAATGGATAATCAATATTATTTACCTTCACCATATAGAAAACACCATGAGAATTCTTTTGATCAGACCAAAGATATCATAAACCATGACAACTCTGATTAATCAAAATCagctttacatttttctttttctcgaCTCACCAGTTGACTCCATCAGCCTCCACCCAGGCAAACCTATACTCATTGACCCTCAGCATCAGCTGAAGGCATCCAGCGACACACTGGACATACTGGGAGCTCTGCAAAATACAGAGGTAAACATTTACTCAAACTGAAGCGGGAGCCTTCGCTGTGTAATCAGGGAAACCAACAAATTGTTAGAGGGTCAAACACAATTAGTGCGGTTCTGAAACTTGGAACAGTTGACAAGCAGATACAGCACGTGAAAGAAGGCCAGTCCAAAACTTGCATCACTGTCACCAATCAAACCCGAGGCATTGCACATGCAGTCTATAGTATTACACATCAACACATGCTAGACCACAGACCCAATAGTACAATACAGAGCAATAGCGGGGAAAAGTGTCCCATCACACCTGAGCAGAATAATGCAAATTGAGATTAGAGAGTGGAggaagctgagaggaggaaatagATCACATTAATCTGTTAATTAGAGGAGgctgaagaaaagcaaagaggtCCAGCAAAAAGAACAGGCAGCAGTGACGACAgaagagtggaggagtggaggttACCTGGTTGaaaatgcagaggaaaagaTGGTATTCAGTCATTATTAGATAGGGCTCAACAGAATTCTGAGCACACTTCTCAGAATAGTCACGCTATGCTCGATAAAATATAGGAAATAAAATGGTTGGATGCTGCTGCTATGCAAATGCTATCCCAATTTTCCCTTGTTATCCTGATGCACAGGAAAAGCTGTGTTTGTCATGCGCTTTCAGCATTAAGGAGAAGTGGCTTACTGCATGCAATTTTCACATGTACTGTTAAAACCACCCAGTGGCAGCAGACACCATGCTGTTTAAATGGACTCTTGCTCTAAACAGATCTCCAACAATCTGCAATTATTAATGAAAAACTGGAGTGCAACAACAGGATgggagagataaagaggagaaagagaaaatgtgaaagttcACTATAAGCTGACAGATGCCAGCTTGCACACACTCTGCCGATTTTGGTTGTTTTGGAAGCGCCAATGTGACCGAAGATGCACTTCACTCATACTCACTTCACTGGGGGAAATAGTTCCTGCTCCTGAGCCTGATTCTGGACCTGTACCATGTAGGTTCTAATGAAagataaacaaaagaaacaggTGCTCAATTGTTCACAATCCATCGCGTCAAGCTAAGCGTCAGTGGCACTGGACGACACCGTACGAGGTGTAAGCTTGACGACAGTTCAGTGACAGTGGACGCTCACTGATTTGTTGGCTGGCTGTTGAGGAGAGAAATCATATCAAATGCAGTTAAAGCAGTTACAGTTTAAGAACATATTTCGCAAGGAAACAGAATGttcaaaacaaagagagacGGATAAAATCATGCTTTTGGAAGAGCTGCATGTACCTGCACCACCAgatattttagaaatactgGTGTGCAATGCAGAAGCACAAAAGAAACTGGAAATCAATATTCAGCTGTTTCATCAGCCCACTCTTTAGTCCATACATCTGCCAAGGCAAAGCCAGCGCCTTCAGTGCAGCTTTCATCAGACCATCTCAAGGCCTGACACGCCTGCTCAAactcaatataaataaatacattacattcattcagGCAAGGTTTTCACTGTGAGGCCAAACAATAGAATTCATCCACCCATCTATTATCTATAACCGTTTATCCTTTGCAGGGCTGTGAGGGGCTGGAGCCGATCCCAGCTGACACTGGATGAGAGGCGGGTTACACCCTGGACAGGTCGCCAGTTCATCACAAGGCTGACACCCCGAGACAAATAGCAGtttacactcacattcacacctaaaGGCAATTTAGAGCCACCAATTAACCTGcatgtttcagtgctgtgggaggaagccgaagCACCCAGAAGAAACCTACGCAGACACAAGTAGAACGTGAAGCAGGAAGGGCCCATCTGGCCGTCTGGTTTACACACACAACCTTCCCGTTGTGAGGCAAGAGTGCTAACCGCTGCATCCCTGTGTCCACCAATAGAATTTaattaacagaaaatgaaaaagatagAAAGTAGAAATCACTTTGGCATTAAAGATGATTAGACTCTTGTCTAATAAATGAATAACCCATGATATGACaaatttaaaagaagaaacaaaatgttaatttatTTCAAAGCTCAATAACACACAACATTTCTTACAGCACAATAATCATAACAaactttattcattatttatttagagCAGTTTTCAGTAATTAGCATTGAGGTCTCTGTTCCAAATGCAGTTAATGGCTTTGTTGACAGAAGTCACTGAAACACCACTGTGACCCAGATATGCAGATCAATAGACTTAATTATCACAAGATGGTTTTAAATCCAAATTCTGATTTACATACCTGTGAACTGAGTTGGCTTTTGATCCAGTTAAAGTAGTAGTTCAGATCACTTCCCTCCATCAGATCACGGCCCCAGGCAGCCAGCTTAGCAATGATTCTTGCAGCCTAATAACGGAAGACATCTTAACTTCATACTGTTGTGCATGAACGGTAGAGATTTGCAGCGTGGTCATagaaaactgcactgaaaaatTATAGCATAGCATTTGTTACTTATTATTTTAGTGGCAGCAAAGTTAATCGTGTAGACCATTAAagcatttcttcctcttttggtgagaaatatgtaaaacatacatacagttaAAGTATATTTTGAGCAACAGTaattaaattcattcattttgctACATTGTTTTAAGGTAAGGCAGAactaaaaaaagacaactgTATCCTTTTGTAGCACTGACTATAGGATCATGTCTTCTATGATGAATTACAGCATCTTTAGTTTCAATTCCAGGGCGAGGAAGAAATACAGAAGAGAGAAGAGTGAAGGctggagacacagacacagacacacagacacacacacacacacacacacacacacacacacacacacacacacacacacacacacacacacacacacacacacacacacacacacacactgcttgaATATACCTTGTCCTGAAAATCGAGCACAATACTGAACAATACTGAGGCCAAATCAACTAATTCATGAACAATTTCGGCTTGCAAAGTGCCTCCTGAGTCCTGTGATGACAGAGGAACAAAACTGTGTTCTCCAATTTCCTCCTTGCAAGGAGAGGATATGCAAAAATATCAAGGCTCTAATTTGAAAGCAAGAATCAGCATGACAGTTGGAGTTAAAGTGCTGTGTCACAAATTCAGGGGGTCACATTATGCCCACCTGCTGGACG carries:
- the atp6v1h gene encoding V-type proton ATPase subunit H isoform X1, whose protein sequence is MDIRGAVDAAVPTNIIAAKAAEVRANLVNWQSYLQSQMISAEDCEFIKKFEVANSEEKQVILTNEGHQCAKTFLNLMAHISKEQTVQYILTLIDDTLQENHQRVNIFFDYAKKTKNTAWSYFLPMLNRQDLFTVHMAARIIAKLAAWGRDLMEGSDLNYYFNWIKSQLSSQNLHGTGPESGSGAGTISPSESSQYVQCVAGCLQLMLRVNEYRFAWVEADGVNCITAVLSNKCGFQLQYQMIFCVWLLAFSPQLCEQLRRYNVVPALSDILQESVKEKVTRIILAAFRNLLEKAAERETRQEYALAMIQCKVLKQLENLEQQKYDDEDITEDIKFLLERLGESVQDLSSFDEYSSELKSGRLEWSPVHKSEKFWRENAVRLNEKNYELLKILTRLLEVSDDPQVIAVAAHDIGEYVRHYPRGKRVIEQLGGKQLVMNHMHHEDQLVRYNALLAVQKLMVHNWEYLGRQLQSSDQQQAPAVAARS
- the atp6v1h gene encoding V-type proton ATPase subunit H isoform X2, yielding MDIRGAVDAAVPTNIIAAKAAEVRANLVNWQSYLQSQMISAEDCEFIKKFEVANSEEKQVILTNEGHQCAKTFLNLMAHISKEQTVQYILTLIDDTLQENHQRVNIFFDYAKKTKNTAWSYFLPMLNRQDLFTVHMAARIIAKLAAWGRDLMEGSDLNYYFNWIKSQLSSQSSQYVQCVAGCLQLMLRVNEYRFAWVEADGVNCITAVLSNKCGFQLQYQMIFCVWLLAFSPQLCEQLRRYNVVPALSDILQESVKEKVTRIILAAFRNLLEKAAERETRQEYALAMIQCKVLKQLENLEQQKYDDEDITEDIKFLLERLGESVQDLSSFDEYSSELKSGRLEWSPVHKSEKFWRENAVRLNEKNYELLKILTRLLEVSDDPQVIAVAAHDIGEYVRHYPRGKRVIEQLGGKQLVMNHMHHEDQLVRYNALLAVQKLMVHNWEYLGRQLQSSDQQQAPAVAARS